The following are encoded together in the Ovis canadensis isolate MfBH-ARS-UI-01 breed Bighorn chromosome 2, ARS-UI_OviCan_v2, whole genome shotgun sequence genome:
- the LOC138433105 gene encoding olfactory receptor 13F1-like, with protein sequence MDKTNATVISNFIFLGFTHYPKVEITIFVLCLLMYLITLLGNIILISVSVLDSHLHTPMYFFLSNLSCLDIWYTSSALTPMLANFISGKNTISFSGCAAQMYFSLAMGSTECVLLSVMAYDRYVAICNPLRYSIIMNKKICVQIAAGSWVTGSFTALVEIVSMLQLSLCGSSVVNHFTCEILAVLKLACVDTSKVQLIMLLISVLLLPMPMLLICISYAFILSSILRISSLDGRSKAFSTCAAHLSVVVLFYGTALSMYLKPSTMDSQEIDKFIALVYAGLTPTLNPIIYSLRNREVKVAVKKLLVRNPLCALSVSSSK encoded by the coding sequence atggacAAGACAAATGCAAcagtcatttctaattttatttttctgggatttaCTCACTATCCCAAAGTTGAAATCACCATATTTGTGCTGTGCTTGCTGATGTACTTGATCACCTTACTGGGTAATATTATTCTGATCTCGGTTAGTGTCCTGGATTCTCATCTACACacacccatgtacttcttcctcagcaACCTGTCATGTCTGGACATCTGGTACACTTCTTCTGCCCTGACCCCAATGCTGGCAAATTTTATTTCAGGGAAAAACACCATCTCATTCTCAGGGTGTGCTGCTCAGATGTACTTCTCTCTGGCCATGGGCTCCACTGAGTGTGTGCTCCTGTCTGTGATGGCGTATGACCGATATGTAGCCATCTGCAACCCCCTGAGATACTCCATCATCATGAACAAGAAGATTTGTGTTCAGATTGCAGCTGGATCGTGGGTGACAGGATCCTTCACTGCCCTGGTGGAAATTGTGTCTATGTTGCAGCTGTCACTGTGTGGAAGTAGTGTCGTCAATCATTTCACTTGTGAGATTCTGGCCGTCCTGAAACTGGCTTGTGTCGACACTTCCAAGGTGCAATTAATCATGCTGCTGATCAGTGTACTTCTTCTTCCTATGCCAATGCTCCTCATTTGTATCTCTTATGCATTCATCCTCTCTAGCATCCTAAGAATCAGCTCACTGGATGGTCGAAGCAAGGCTTTTTCAACATGTGCAGCCCACCTGAGTGTAGTGGTTTTATTCTATGGGACAGCTCTCTCCATGTACCTGAAGCCATCAACTATGGAttcacaggaaatagataaatttatagcCTTGGTATACGCTGGCTTAACCCCCACGTTGAATCCTATCATTTATAGTTTACGGAACAGAGAAGTGAAAGTGGCTGTGAAAAAATTGCTGGTTAGGAACCCTCTTTGTGCTCTTTCAGTCTCTAGTAGCAAATAA
- the LOC138434512 gene encoding olfactory receptor 13C4 yields the protein MDRINKTFVNEFILLGLSGYPKLEIIFFAVILVMYLVILIGNSVLIIASIFDSRLHTPMYFFLGNLSFLDICYTSSSVPSTLVSLISKKRNISFSGCAMQMFLGFAMGSTECFLLGMMAFDRYVAICNPLRYPVIMSKVVYILMASVSWLSGGINSIVQTSLAMRLPFCENNIINHFLCEILAVLKLACADISLNIVTLAVSNMAFLVLPLLVIFFSYMLILSTILRMNSATGRHKAFSTCSAHLTVVIIFYGTIFFMYAKPKSQDLLGQDNLQAREGLVSMFYGVVTQC from the coding sequence ATGGATAGAATAAATAAGACATTTGTGAATGAATTCATCCTTCTGGGACTCTCTGGTTACCCAAAACttgagattattttctttgctgtaaTTCTAGTTATGTATCTAGTGATTCTAATTGGCAACAGTGTTCTGATCATAGCAAGCATATTTGATTCCCGTCTTCatacccccatgtacttctttctgGGAAACCTCTCTTTCCTGGATATCTGCTATACATCCTCCTCTGTTCCCTCAACTTTGGTGAGCTTAATCtcaaaaaaaaggaacatttccttctctggatgtGCAATGCAGATGTTCTTAGGATTTGCAATGGGGTCAACAGAGTGTTTCCTCCTTGGCATGATGGCTtttgaccgctatgtggccatctgtaacCCTCTGAGATACCCTGTCATCATGAGCAAGGTGGTGTATATCCTGATGGCTTCTGTGTCATGGCTCTCTGGTGGGATCAACTCAATTGTGCAAACATCACTTGCCATGCGATTGCCTTTCTGTGAGAATAATATTATCAATCATTTCTTATGTGAAATACTGGCTGTTCTCAAGCTAGCTTGTGCTGATATATCCCTCAATATTGTTACTTTAGCAGTGTCAAATATGGCTTTCTTGGTTCTACCCCTTCTggtcatttttttctcatatatgcTTATCCTCTCTACCATCTTGAGAATGAACTCAGCcacagggagacacaaggccttTTCTACCTGCTCAGCACATCTGACTGTGGTGATCATATTTTATGGTACCATTTTCTTCATGTATGCCAAACCCAAGTCTCAAGACCTCCTTGGACAAGACAATTTGCAAGCTAGAGAAGGGCTTGTTTCCATGTTTTATGGGGTGGTGACCCAATGCTAA